A window of the Streptomyces sp. JB150 genome harbors these coding sequences:
- a CDS encoding SpoIIE family protein phosphatase/ATP-binding protein, which produces MVRHWGRSRARSTGPPGAVRPRGASRALPEGGPGPRRDAGERRRSAAALWPVLRRRSVAGQVFLLQVVVVLVLVAAAVVALVLQARHDSTQEARHRSLAVAGTFAEAPGTLAALRGPDPTAVLQPRAEAAREATGVDFIVVMATDGTRYTHPLPDRIGKKFVGTIEPALAGEPVTEEIEGTIGRLVQAVVPIREPDGTVVGLVSAGITTERVGGAADRQLPLVLTAAGVGLAVATAGTALVSRRLLRQTRGLGPREMTRMYEHHDAVLHSVREGVLILDGDGALLLANDEARRLLDLPDDAEGRHVRELGLDPATAELLASGRVATDEVRLVKDRLLAINQRPTDLTGGPAGSVATLRDSTELRALSGRAEMARERLDMLYAAGVGIGTSLDVTRTAQELTELAVPRFADFVTVDLFDAVLAGEQPEAGLELRRTGFGGIRDDAPLYPVGRRIRFVPSSPQARSLRSGQAILEPRLNDAAGWQAQDLERTAQVLEYGIHSLITAPLRAGSLTLGLANFWRSRKPEPFDAEDLALAEELVARAAVSIDNARRYTREHTMAVTLQRSLLPRSLPEQNALDVAYRYLPAQAGVGGDWFDVLPLSGARVALVVGDVVGHGLHAAATMGRLRTAVHNFTALDLAPDELLTLLDEMVARIDQHEAEEGGSAPVTGATCLYTIYDPVSRRCAIARAGHPPPALVLPDGRVEFPEVPAGPPLGLGGLPFETADLELAEGTRLVLYTDGLVEDRARDIDVGLGLLREALERAGPLPEDTCRTVVDARLPARPGDDIALIVARTRALGADRVAAWDVPADPAAVADVRSSVTRRLAEWGLDELAFTTELILSELVTNAIRYGGSPIRVRVLRDRALICEVFDGSSTAPHLRYAGMTDEGGRGLFLVAQLAERWGTRYLPTGKVIWAEQPLP; this is translated from the coding sequence ATGGTCCGACATTGGGGTCGATCCCGGGCTCGGTCCACCGGACCGCCCGGCGCCGTGCGCCCGCGGGGAGCGTCACGGGCGCTGCCGGAGGGCGGGCCGGGACCGCGCCGGGATGCCGGCGAGCGACGGCGTTCGGCGGCCGCGCTGTGGCCGGTGCTGCGCCGGCGCAGCGTCGCCGGGCAGGTCTTCCTGCTCCAGGTCGTCGTCGTGCTGGTGCTGGTCGCCGCCGCGGTGGTGGCCCTGGTGCTCCAGGCGCGGCACGACAGCACCCAGGAGGCCCGCCACCGGTCGCTGGCGGTCGCGGGGACCTTCGCCGAGGCCCCGGGCACCCTGGCGGCGCTCCGTGGCCCCGATCCCACGGCGGTGCTCCAGCCACGGGCGGAGGCGGCCCGCGAGGCGACCGGCGTCGACTTCATCGTCGTCATGGCCACCGACGGCACCCGCTACACCCATCCGCTGCCGGACCGCATCGGCAAGAAGTTCGTCGGGACCATCGAGCCCGCGCTGGCCGGGGAGCCGGTGACCGAGGAGATCGAGGGCACGATCGGGCGGCTGGTGCAGGCGGTCGTACCGATCCGGGAGCCGGACGGGACGGTGGTCGGCCTGGTGTCGGCGGGGATCACCACCGAGCGGGTCGGCGGCGCCGCCGACCGGCAGCTGCCGCTGGTGCTGACCGCCGCGGGGGTCGGCCTGGCGGTGGCCACGGCGGGCACCGCGCTGGTCAGCCGGCGGCTGCTGCGGCAGACCCGCGGGCTGGGGCCGCGCGAGATGACCCGGATGTACGAGCACCACGACGCGGTCCTGCACTCCGTCCGCGAGGGCGTGCTGATCCTGGACGGCGACGGGGCGCTGCTGCTCGCCAACGACGAGGCGCGCCGGCTGCTGGACCTGCCCGACGACGCCGAGGGCCGGCATGTGCGCGAGCTGGGCCTGGATCCGGCCACCGCGGAACTGCTGGCCTCCGGGCGGGTCGCCACGGACGAGGTGCGGCTGGTGAAGGACCGGCTGCTGGCGATCAACCAGCGGCCCACGGACCTGACGGGCGGCCCGGCGGGCAGTGTGGCGACCCTGCGCGACTCCACCGAGCTGCGCGCCCTGTCGGGCCGCGCGGAGATGGCGCGCGAACGCCTCGACATGCTGTACGCGGCCGGGGTCGGCATCGGCACCAGCCTGGACGTGACCCGGACGGCGCAGGAGCTGACGGAGCTGGCGGTGCCCCGCTTCGCGGACTTCGTCACCGTGGACCTGTTCGACGCGGTGCTCGCCGGGGAGCAGCCGGAGGCGGGCCTGGAGCTGCGACGTACGGGCTTCGGCGGGATCCGGGACGACGCGCCGCTGTATCCGGTGGGCCGGCGCATCCGCTTCGTGCCGTCCTCCCCGCAGGCGCGCAGCCTGCGCAGCGGGCAGGCGATCCTGGAGCCCCGGCTGAACGACGCTGCGGGCTGGCAGGCGCAGGACCTGGAGCGCACCGCGCAGGTGCTGGAGTACGGCATCCACTCCCTGATCACCGCACCGCTGCGGGCGGGATCGCTGACCCTCGGTCTGGCGAACTTCTGGCGTTCGCGCAAGCCGGAGCCGTTCGACGCGGAGGATCTGGCGCTCGCGGAGGAGCTGGTGGCGCGGGCCGCGGTGTCCATCGACAACGCCCGCCGCTACACCCGTGAGCACACCATGGCGGTGACCCTGCAGCGCAGTCTGCTGCCGCGCAGCCTGCCCGAGCAGAACGCGCTGGACGTCGCCTACCGCTATCTGCCCGCGCAGGCCGGGGTGGGCGGCGACTGGTTCGACGTCCTGCCGCTGTCGGGCGCCCGGGTCGCGTTGGTGGTCGGGGACGTGGTGGGGCACGGGCTGCACGCGGCGGCCACCATGGGTCGGCTGCGGACGGCCGTGCACAACTTCACGGCGCTGGACCTGGCGCCCGACGAGCTGCTGACGCTGCTCGACGAGATGGTGGCGCGGATCGACCAGCACGAGGCGGAGGAGGGCGGCAGCGCCCCGGTGACGGGGGCGACCTGCCTGTACACGATCTACGACCCGGTGTCGCGGCGCTGCGCGATCGCCCGCGCCGGTCATCCGCCGCCCGCCCTGGTGCTGCCGGACGGCCGGGTGGAGTTCCCGGAGGTGCCCGCCGGTCCCCCGCTGGGTCTGGGCGGGCTGCCGTTCGAGACGGCCGATCTGGAGCTGGCGGAGGGCACCCGGCTGGTGCTGTACACCGACGGGCTGGTGGAGGACCGCGCCCGGGACATCGACGTGGGGCTGGGGCTGCTGCGCGAGGCGCTGGAGCGGGCCGGTCCGCTTCCGGAGGACACCTGCCGGACGGTGGTGGACGCCCGCCTGCCGGCCCGGCCCGGCGACGACATCGCACTGATCGTGGCCCGGACCCGGGCGCTGGGCGCCGACCGGGTGGCCGCCTGGGACGTGCCGGCCGATCCGGCGGCGGTGGCGGACGTGCGGTCCTCGGTCACCCGGCGGCTGGCCGAGTGGGGGCTGGACGAGCTGGCGTTCACCACGGAGCTGATCCTGAGCGAGCTGGTCACCAACGCGATCCGCTACGGCGGTTCCCCGATCCGGGTGCGGGTGCTGCGCGACCGGGCGCTGATCTGCGAGGTCTTCGACGGCAGCAGTACGGCTCCGCATCTGCGGTACGCGGGCATGACGGACGAGGGCGGACGTGGTCTGTTCCTCGTCGCCCAGCTCGCCGAGCGCTGGGGCACCCGCTATCTGCCGACGGGCAAGGTGATCTGGGCGGAGCAGCCGCTGCCGTGA
- a CDS encoding MFS transporter: MSSTAVDRSGVPASADAPRPPAGRRANPWLTLCAVAFGLFMVQLDGSVVAIANPEIGRDLGASTAELQWVTNAYLLALAATLILGGKLGDRFGRRAYYLVGVAGFTLTSVAIGLAGSIEGVIVFRALQGLFGGLLMPNTLGLLRAVFPPRTFGMAVGIWAMVSAVSTALGPIVGGLLVEHVSWESVFYINAPIGVAAFLFSAFVLPQGKSAEERQRFDVPGVILLALGLLAVVFGVVKGETWGWTSAGTWGAVLAGLLVLIVFGRYETRTAHPLLPMRLFSNRALTVGAIVTALNFFVLLGMIFFVMLYLQNVRGYTPVEAGVRTLPLSLASLVASPLGAALTQRLGARVTMPAGMVLQAASCFGMLTWTTNSSYTTMWPPFIALGLGVGMVLAASSDAIVGNAPVRDGGVAGGLQATTLQIGGALGTSVLVSVISAEVGATLRGELTGAGVPAALAQRLQEAKDAVAMGVAPVSGDMPAPLRAAVAEGSGAAFMNGVHLAVVVTGVLCLVGAVVAALGLRTGGRPRQH; the protein is encoded by the coding sequence ATGTCCTCCACCGCCGTGGATCGCTCCGGCGTGCCCGCGTCCGCCGACGCGCCGCGTCCGCCCGCCGGGCGCCGCGCCAACCCCTGGCTCACCCTCTGCGCCGTCGCGTTCGGCCTGTTCATGGTCCAGCTCGACGGGTCCGTCGTGGCCATCGCCAACCCGGAGATCGGCCGTGACCTCGGCGCCTCCACCGCCGAACTCCAGTGGGTGACCAACGCCTACCTGCTCGCCCTCGCCGCCACCCTCATCCTCGGCGGCAAGCTGGGCGACCGTTTCGGCCGCCGCGCCTACTACCTCGTCGGCGTCGCCGGCTTCACCCTCACCTCGGTGGCGATCGGTCTCGCCGGCTCCATCGAGGGCGTCATCGTCTTCCGCGCCCTCCAGGGCCTGTTCGGCGGCCTGCTCATGCCCAACACGCTCGGCCTGCTGCGCGCCGTCTTCCCGCCGCGCACGTTCGGCATGGCGGTCGGCATCTGGGCGATGGTGTCGGCGGTCTCCACCGCCCTCGGACCCATCGTCGGCGGCCTGCTGGTCGAGCACGTCAGCTGGGAGTCCGTGTTCTACATCAACGCGCCGATCGGCGTCGCCGCCTTCCTCTTCAGCGCGTTCGTGCTGCCGCAGGGCAAGAGCGCCGAGGAGCGGCAGCGATTCGACGTGCCCGGCGTGATCCTGCTGGCCCTCGGCCTGCTCGCCGTCGTCTTCGGCGTCGTCAAGGGGGAGACCTGGGGCTGGACCTCGGCCGGCACCTGGGGCGCCGTACTCGCCGGGCTGCTGGTCCTGATCGTCTTCGGCCGGTACGAGACCCGTACCGCCCATCCGCTGCTGCCGATGCGGCTGTTCAGCAACCGCGCCCTCACGGTCGGCGCGATCGTCACCGCGCTGAACTTCTTCGTGCTGCTCGGCATGATCTTCTTCGTCATGCTCTACCTGCAGAACGTGCGCGGCTACACCCCCGTCGAGGCCGGTGTGCGCACCCTGCCGCTCAGCCTGGCCTCCCTGGTCGCCTCCCCGCTGGGCGCCGCGCTGACCCAGCGCCTGGGCGCCCGCGTGACCATGCCGGCCGGCATGGTCCTCCAGGCCGCCTCCTGCTTCGGCATGCTCACCTGGACCACAAACTCCTCGTACACCACCATGTGGCCGCCGTTCATCGCCCTCGGCCTCGGCGTCGGCATGGTGCTCGCCGCCTCCTCCGACGCCATCGTCGGCAACGCGCCGGTCCGTGACGGCGGTGTGGCGGGCGGTCTCCAGGCCACCACGCTGCAGATCGGCGGGGCCCTCGGCACCTCCGTGCTGGTCTCCGTGATCAGCGCCGAGGTCGGCGCCACCCTGCGCGGCGAACTCACCGGAGCCGGCGTGCCGGCCGCCCTGGCCCAGCGGCTCCAGGAGGCCAAGGACGCCGTCGCGATGGGGGTCGCGCCGGTCTCCGGCGACATGCCCGCGCCGCTGCGCGCGGCCGTCGCCGAGGGCAGCGGCGCCGCCTTCATGAACGGCGTGCACCTGGCCGTCGTCGTCACCGGCGTCCTCTGCCTCGTCGGCGCGGTCGTCGCCGCGCTCGGCCTGCGCACGGGCGGACGGCCCAGGCAGCACTGA
- a CDS encoding MarR family transcriptional regulator — protein sequence MSDTSAPTQRTARVAAELAACLPALYRALDRRIARDFPHPKPPEGQLMLLRHVAQHEGCTVREAAEALLMKPNNVSALVSQMTEQGMLERRQDRSDKRVAHLYLTETSRRRLAQVRALEQTHLTEALAALTDGELDALGSATGALVSLARHLHTAPAATR from the coding sequence ATGTCCGACACCAGCGCCCCCACGCAGCGCACGGCACGCGTAGCCGCCGAGCTCGCGGCGTGCCTGCCCGCGCTGTACCGGGCGCTGGACCGGCGGATCGCCAGGGACTTCCCGCACCCCAAGCCGCCGGAGGGCCAGCTGATGCTGCTGCGCCACGTCGCGCAGCACGAGGGCTGCACCGTGCGCGAGGCCGCCGAGGCCCTGCTGATGAAGCCGAACAACGTCAGCGCGCTGGTCTCCCAGATGACGGAGCAGGGGATGCTGGAGCGCCGCCAGGACCGCTCCGACAAGCGCGTCGCGCACCTGTACCTCACCGAGACCTCACGGCGCCGGCTCGCCCAGGTCCGCGCGCTCGAACAGACCCACCTCACCGAGGCGCTGGCCGCCCTCACCGACGGCGAACTCGACGCCCTCGGATCCGCCACGGGTGCGCTCGTCTCGCTCGCCCGTCACCTCCACACCGCGCCCGCCGCGACCCGCTGA
- a CDS encoding L-threonylcarbamoyladenylate synthase codes for MAKYYDVHPDNPQPRTIAQIADAVRSGALIAYPTDSCYALGCRVGSKDGMDRIRSIRRLDDRHHFTLVCQDFAQLGQFVRVDNDVFRAVKGSTPGSYTFILPATKEVPRALMHPKKKTVGVRIPDHVVTQSLLAELGEPLLSSTLLLPDEDEPMTQGWEIKDRLDHVLDAVLDSGECGTEPTTVIDFSGGDVEIVRRGAGDVSRFE; via the coding sequence ATGGCGAAGTACTACGACGTGCACCCCGACAACCCCCAGCCGCGCACCATCGCGCAGATCGCCGACGCGGTGCGTTCGGGTGCCCTCATCGCGTATCCGACGGACTCCTGCTACGCACTCGGCTGCCGGGTCGGCAGCAAGGACGGGATGGACCGGATCCGCTCCATCCGCCGGCTGGACGACCGGCACCACTTCACCCTGGTCTGCCAGGACTTCGCGCAGCTCGGCCAGTTCGTGCGGGTGGACAACGACGTCTTCCGGGCGGTCAAGGGGTCCACACCGGGCAGCTACACCTTCATCCTCCCGGCGACCAAGGAGGTGCCGCGCGCCCTGATGCACCCGAAGAAGAAGACCGTCGGGGTGCGCATCCCCGACCACGTCGTCACCCAATCGCTCCTCGCCGAACTCGGCGAACCGCTGCTGTCCAGCACCCTGCTGCTGCCCGACGAGGACGAGCCGATGACCCAGGGCTGGGAGATCAAGGACCGCCTGGACCACGTGCTGGACGCGGTGCTCGACTCCGGGGAGTGCGGCACCGAGCCGACGACGGTCATCGACTTCTCGGGCGGCGACGTGGAGATCGTACGACGCGGAGCGGGCGACGTGAGCCGCTTCGAGTAG
- a CDS encoding glycoside hydrolase family 64 protein produces MFTSLRRHRLPVAAVAAALLGTLLTFGTPRSAEAAVPATIPLQITNNSGRGDQVHVYVLGTSLTTGQQGWADATGTFHPWPAGGVPPVPAPDASIPGPAAGQTKTIRIPKLSGRIYFSYGRKLDFRLATGGLVQPAVQNPSDPNHDILFNWSEYTLNDSGLWLNSTQVDMFSAPYAVGMQRGDGTTATTGRLKPGGYNGVLSALRAQPGWGGLVQTRSDGTVLRALSPAYGVGTGRISPSVMDDYINRVWQKYATTTLTVTPFADRPGTKYQGRVSDGVLRFTNSSGAVVTSFQKPDADSVFGCHKLLDAPNDEVRGPISRTLCAGFNRSTLLTNPNQPDTSSASFYQDAVTNHYARIIHERMADGKAYAFAFDDVGHHESLVHDGAPQQAYLTLDPFN; encoded by the coding sequence ATGTTCACATCCCTCAGACGGCACCGTTTACCGGTCGCCGCCGTCGCCGCGGCTCTGCTCGGCACCCTGCTCACGTTCGGCACGCCACGGTCCGCCGAGGCCGCGGTGCCCGCCACCATCCCGCTGCAAATCACCAACAACTCCGGACGCGGCGACCAGGTCCACGTCTACGTCCTCGGCACCTCGCTGACGACCGGTCAGCAGGGCTGGGCCGACGCCACCGGCACGTTCCACCCCTGGCCGGCCGGCGGAGTGCCCCCCGTCCCGGCCCCGGACGCGTCGATCCCGGGACCCGCCGCCGGTCAGACCAAGACGATCCGGATCCCCAAGCTGTCCGGGCGGATCTACTTCTCCTACGGCCGCAAGCTCGACTTCCGGCTCGCCACGGGCGGTCTGGTGCAGCCGGCCGTGCAGAACCCGAGCGACCCCAATCACGACATCCTCTTCAACTGGTCCGAGTACACGCTGAACGACTCGGGCCTGTGGCTCAACAGCACCCAGGTCGACATGTTCTCCGCGCCGTACGCGGTCGGCATGCAGCGGGGTGACGGCACCACGGCGACCACCGGGCGGCTCAAGCCGGGTGGCTACAACGGGGTGTTGTCGGCGCTGCGCGCCCAGCCGGGCTGGGGCGGGCTGGTGCAGACGCGGTCGGACGGGACCGTGCTGCGGGCGCTGTCCCCCGCGTACGGGGTCGGCACCGGGCGCATCTCGCCGTCCGTGATGGACGACTACATCAACCGCGTGTGGCAGAAGTACGCCACGACGACCCTGACCGTCACCCCGTTCGCGGACCGTCCGGGAACGAAGTACCAGGGCCGGGTGTCGGACGGCGTGCTGCGCTTCACCAACAGCTCGGGAGCGGTCGTGACCAGCTTCCAGAAGCCGGACGCCGACAGTGTCTTCGGCTGCCACAAGCTGCTGGACGCGCCCAACGACGAGGTGCGCGGGCCGATCTCCCGCACGCTGTGCGCGGGGTTCAACCGCTCGACGCTGCTGACCAACCCGAACCAGCCGGACACCTCGTCGGCGTCGTTCTACCAGGACGCGGTGACCAACCACTACGCGCGGATCATCCATGAGCGGATGGCCGACGGGAAGGCCTACGCGTTCGCCTTCGACGACGTCGGGCACCACGAGTCGCTGGTCCACGACGGGGCTCCGCAGCAGGCGTACCTGACGCTGGATCCGTTCAACTGA
- a CDS encoding metallophosphoesterase has translation MSDSSRDTAEGAGWGAPEPGAYRQLVPAAPGRKLSWLDPRTLWLARNGILAALFGDPTGRTRGRWVAQQAAVGAPADKVIRRPDPDRFAFLVAGDTGEGGEPQYAVVPGLLRVGQDTQFMIIASDVIYPVGATDDYGDKFFRPYQDYPAPIYAVPGNHDWYEDLRGFMRVFCDDAPPLPPEARPRRLTRAWLRELLWHRPSPVDEAGFAQARKLRSAPAQFSVQPGPYWAIDAGPIRIVGIDTGLLGTVDAEQAAWLREVSRDPRPKILVTGRPLYADGAPRPTPIEGGGTVDDIVRDPAHRYVAAIGGDIHNYQRYPIRVDGDRTIQYIVAGGGGAFTHATHTIPPVDLPGVTEDDFRCYPLRGDSLAFYSRIYARRTRLRRFFALTEAQAAAVVAERLKDRPARPAETPALVTRRTRLVATLLGTGRRPRRTPRLRLPLRKLYTGLLSPSCATHAPPFFKSFLRIDVTPQTLRIRCHAATGHLAQELDPPVEDEVTIPLT, from the coding sequence GTGTCTGACTCCTCACGTGATACCGCCGAGGGCGCCGGCTGGGGCGCGCCCGAACCCGGCGCCTACCGGCAGCTGGTCCCGGCCGCCCCGGGCCGGAAGCTGTCGTGGCTCGACCCCAGGACGCTGTGGCTCGCCCGCAACGGCATCCTGGCGGCCCTCTTCGGGGACCCCACGGGCCGTACGCGCGGCCGCTGGGTGGCCCAGCAGGCGGCGGTCGGGGCGCCCGCGGACAAGGTGATCCGCCGACCGGACCCGGACCGCTTCGCGTTCCTGGTGGCCGGGGACACGGGTGAGGGGGGCGAGCCGCAGTACGCGGTGGTGCCGGGCCTGTTGCGGGTCGGCCAGGACACCCAGTTCATGATCATCGCGAGTGATGTCATCTATCCCGTGGGCGCCACGGACGACTACGGCGACAAGTTCTTCCGCCCGTACCAGGACTACCCGGCGCCGATCTACGCCGTGCCCGGCAACCACGACTGGTACGAGGACCTGCGCGGCTTCATGCGCGTCTTCTGCGACGACGCGCCGCCGCTGCCGCCGGAGGCCCGGCCGCGCCGGCTGACCCGGGCCTGGCTGCGCGAACTGCTGTGGCACCGGCCGAGCCCGGTCGACGAGGCGGGCTTCGCCCAGGCCCGCAAGCTGCGCTCCGCGCCCGCCCAGTTCTCCGTCCAGCCGGGCCCGTACTGGGCGATCGACGCCGGGCCGATCCGCATCGTGGGCATCGACACCGGGCTGCTCGGCACCGTCGACGCCGAGCAGGCCGCCTGGCTGCGCGAGGTCTCCCGCGACCCGCGCCCGAAGATCCTCGTCACCGGGCGGCCGCTGTACGCCGACGGCGCGCCCCGCCCGACCCCCATCGAGGGCGGCGGCACGGTCGACGACATCGTCCGCGACCCCGCGCACCGCTATGTCGCGGCGATCGGCGGCGACATCCACAACTACCAGCGCTATCCGATACGGGTGGACGGCGACCGCACCATCCAGTACATCGTCGCGGGCGGTGGCGGAGCGTTCACCCACGCCACCCACACCATCCCCCCGGTCGACCTGCCCGGCGTCACGGAGGACGACTTCCGCTGCTACCCGCTGCGCGGCGACTCCCTGGCCTTCTACAGCCGGATCTACGCCCGCCGCACCCGGCTGCGGCGCTTCTTCGCCCTCACCGAGGCGCAGGCCGCGGCCGTCGTCGCCGAACGCCTGAAGGACCGGCCCGCCCGCCCCGCCGAGACCCCCGCCCTCGTCACCCGCCGCACCCGCCTGGTCGCCACCCTCCTCGGCACCGGTCGCCGCCCGCGCCGCACCCCCCGCCTCCGCCTCCCCCTGCGCAAGCTCTACACCGGCCTCCTCTCCCCCAGCTGCGCCACCCACGCCCCGCCCTTCTTCAAGTCCTTCCTCCGCATCGACGTCACCCCGCAGACCCTCCGCATCCGCTGCCACGCCGCAACAGGCCACCTCGCCCAGGAGCTCGACCCTCCGGTGGAGGACGAGGTGACGATCCCTCTGACCTGA
- a CDS encoding peroxiredoxin, translated as MNAPVNVGDEAADFALPDETGVTRTLSGLLAEGPVVLFFYPAALTPGCTAEACHFRDLAAEFAAVGARPVGISGDSVERQQEFAGRHSLGMPLLSDADGTVRERYGVRRGFTLAPTKRVTFVIAPDRTVLEVVRSQLRMNTHADRALAALRAHRG; from the coding sequence GTGAACGCACCCGTGAACGTGGGCGACGAGGCAGCGGACTTCGCGCTGCCCGACGAGACCGGAGTCACCCGCACCCTGTCCGGACTCCTCGCCGAGGGCCCGGTGGTGCTGTTCTTCTACCCCGCCGCCCTCACCCCCGGCTGCACCGCCGAGGCCTGCCACTTCCGGGACCTGGCCGCCGAGTTCGCCGCCGTCGGCGCCCGCCCGGTCGGCATCAGCGGCGACAGCGTCGAACGGCAGCAGGAGTTCGCCGGCCGGCACTCCCTCGGGATGCCGCTGCTGTCCGACGCGGACGGCACGGTCCGCGAACGGTACGGCGTCCGACGCGGGTTCACCCTCGCGCCCACCAAGCGCGTCACCTTCGTCATCGCGCCGGACCGCACGGTCCTGGAGGTCGTCCGCAGCCAACTGCGCATGAACACCCACGCCGACCGCGCCCTCGCCGCCCTGCGCGCCCACCGGGGATGA
- a CDS encoding DoxX family protein, whose translation MSRSARSPLLLAGLLAAAGAAHFAVPRQFDAVVPRALPGEPRTWTRVSGAAELALAAGLALPRTRKTAALATAAFFVGVFPANVKMAVDWRHRPAPLRAAAYGRLPLRLPLVLWARSVAKNAEGRS comes from the coding sequence GTGTCACGGTCCGCACGCTCGCCCCTGCTGCTCGCCGGTCTGCTGGCCGCCGCGGGCGCCGCGCACTTCGCCGTACCCCGTCAGTTCGACGCGGTCGTCCCCCGCGCCCTGCCGGGCGAGCCGCGGACCTGGACCCGGGTGAGCGGAGCCGCCGAACTCGCGCTCGCGGCGGGACTGGCCCTGCCGAGGACCCGCAAGACCGCCGCGCTGGCCACCGCCGCCTTCTTCGTCGGCGTCTTCCCCGCCAACGTCAAGATGGCCGTCGACTGGCGCCACCGCCCCGCCCCGCTCCGGGCCGCCGCCTACGGGCGGCTGCCGCTGCGACTGCCGCTCGTGCTGTGGGCCCGGAGCGTGGCGAAGAACGCGGAGGGACGGTCGTGA
- a CDS encoding RNA ligase family protein has translation MTLPLIAPMLATPGTLPPAAQDARWAYETKQDGQRVVVYATGDGGLVLRARSGDEITAAYPELLPLGGALGRTPAVLDGEVLALDEEGRADFQLLQSRMGLAHAPARAAHRAARVPVHLVLFDVMHLAGRSLTGLPYTERRARLLELGLEGPFWSTPGALVGHGEEALRATREHGLEGLVCKRLDSVYEPGVRSRAWIKIRNMRAVDVVVGGWLPGKGRLTGLPGAVLVGQRAGGRLRYVGSVGTGWSEAERAELAALLAGLATDVCPFQPRPAAPGAHWVLPRLVGEVRYSTRTRAGLLRQPSWLRLRPDLTPEESSADLPGADL, from the coding sequence GTGACCCTGCCGCTGATCGCCCCCATGCTCGCCACCCCCGGCACCCTCCCGCCCGCCGCGCAGGACGCGCGCTGGGCGTACGAGACCAAGCAGGACGGCCAGCGGGTGGTGGTGTATGCCACCGGGGACGGCGGCCTCGTGCTGCGTGCCCGGTCGGGGGACGAGATCACCGCCGCCTACCCGGAGCTGCTGCCGCTGGGCGGCGCCCTCGGCCGGACTCCCGCCGTCCTGGACGGCGAGGTGCTGGCGCTGGACGAGGAGGGACGCGCCGACTTCCAGCTGCTCCAGTCCCGGATGGGCCTCGCCCACGCGCCCGCGCGGGCCGCGCACCGGGCGGCGCGGGTGCCGGTGCATCTGGTGCTGTTCGACGTGATGCACCTGGCGGGCCGCTCGCTGACCGGGCTGCCGTACACCGAGCGGCGCGCCCGGCTGCTGGAGCTGGGTCTGGAGGGGCCGTTCTGGTCGACGCCGGGAGCGCTGGTCGGGCACGGCGAGGAGGCGCTGCGGGCGACGCGCGAGCACGGCCTGGAGGGGCTGGTGTGCAAGCGTCTGGACTCGGTGTACGAGCCGGGGGTGCGCTCCCGTGCCTGGATCAAGATCCGCAACATGCGGGCGGTGGACGTCGTCGTGGGCGGCTGGCTGCCCGGCAAGGGCCGGCTGACCGGGCTGCCGGGCGCGGTGCTGGTGGGTCAGCGCGCGGGCGGACGGCTCCGCTACGTGGGCAGTGTCGGCACCGGCTGGAGCGAGGCCGAGCGGGCCGAACTGGCGGCCCTGCTGGCCGGCTTGGCGACCGACGTCTGTCCGTTCCAGCCGCGGCCGGCGGCGCCGGGCGCGCACTGGGTGCTGCCCCGGCTGGTCGGCGAGGTCCGCTACAGCACCCGTACCCGGGCGGGACTGCTGCGCCAGCCGTCCTGGCTGCGGCTGCGGCCGGACCTCACCCCCGAGGAGTCCTCGGCCGATCTGCCCGGCGCGGACCTGTGA
- a CDS encoding NPP1 family protein: protein MSSPKSVSHRRRWLTGIAGAFALVIAFPSTALAAPPPALPANAEAAERAYQPAFDYDTDGCYPTPAVSADGTVNGGLAPTGALNGNCRDAFDLDNTNSYSRYKCNNGWCGYLYGLYFEKDQALPGTSLGGHRHDWEHVVVWVQSGQVRYVSTSNHGSFTVTAASQVRFDGTHAKVVYHKDGIGTHCFRLASAGDEPPENHKGTWQYPPLVGWNGYPAGVREKLSAYDFGSAHFGLKDASFASHLASAKPSGIAFDPYA from the coding sequence GTGTCGTCGCCGAAGTCCGTATCGCACCGCCGCAGATGGCTCACCGGAATCGCCGGAGCCTTCGCCCTGGTCATCGCCTTCCCCAGCACTGCCCTGGCCGCCCCGCCGCCGGCGCTGCCCGCCAACGCGGAGGCCGCCGAACGCGCCTACCAGCCCGCGTTCGACTACGACACCGACGGCTGCTACCCCACCCCCGCGGTCAGCGCCGACGGCACGGTCAACGGCGGCCTCGCCCCGACCGGCGCCCTGAACGGCAACTGCCGGGACGCCTTCGACCTGGACAACACCAACAGCTACTCCCGCTACAAGTGCAACAACGGCTGGTGCGGCTACCTGTACGGCCTGTACTTCGAGAAGGACCAGGCCCTGCCCGGCACCAGCCTGGGCGGGCACCGGCACGACTGGGAGCACGTCGTGGTGTGGGTGCAGAGCGGCCAGGTGCGGTACGTCTCGACGTCCAACCACGGCTCGTTCACCGTCACCGCCGCCTCCCAGGTGCGCTTCGACGGCACCCACGCCAAGGTCGTCTACCACAAGGACGGCATCGGCACCCACTGCTTCCGCCTGGCGAGCGCGGGCGACGAGCCGCCGGAGAACCACAAGGGCACCTGGCAGTATCCGCCGCTGGTCGGCTGGAACGGCTACCCGGCCGGTGTCCGCGAGAAGCTGAGCGCCTACGACTTCGGCAGCGCCCACTTCGGTTTGAAGGACGCGAGTTTCGCGAGCCACCTCGCGTCGGCGAAGCCGTCGGGGATCGCCTTCGACCCGTACGCGTGA